A genomic region of Solanum dulcamara chromosome 2, daSolDulc1.2, whole genome shotgun sequence contains the following coding sequences:
- the LOC129880360 gene encoding F-box/kelch-repeat protein At3g23880-like codes for MESEASHQRPKRRKLRKLTQIPSTSSKDSIPTLPDELIAAILVRVPVKYLLQFKCVSKNWFDLISSPEFVKTHLSFSAKDYTRQISLLQFNRLEESNMKYCSVSSLFHDDFVTEALDLDCPMKNPPQGVYISGSVNGLICLSNGFNELVIWNPSIRKFKKVLDFLPTQMGQCWFNCGFGYDEVHDDYKVVGIFSNMMKANFEAMIYSLKSDSLKTLEDFKPGVTYSGSPKFVKGKLHWITMRRGRQGITSIDLVDEKWGKLEQPCSHKGDLNLGVLRGDLSVLYNSYERTYFDVWVMKEYGVKESWTKLYTIRYPENYKLSPPLFMYNKGELLLAFESTFAIYNPKNDSITYREVTTVDESIEAELCIESLVCPDLQNDD; via the coding sequence ATGGAATCTGAGGCTTCTCATCAGCGCCCAAAACGGAGGAAACTCAGAAAGCTTACTCAAATTCCATCCACTTCCAGCAAAGATTCAATCCCCACTTTGCCAGACGAACTCATCGCAGCAATTCTTGTAAGGGTTCCAGTCAAATACCTTTTACAGTTCAAATGTGTTTCGAAAAATTGGTTTGATTTAATTTCCAGCCCTGAATTTGTCAAAACCCATCTTAGTTTTTCCGCTAAGGATTACACCCGCCAAATATCTCTGTTACAATTTAATAGACTAGAAGAGAGTAATATGAAATATTGTTCTGTTAGCTCTTTATTTCATGATGACTTTGTTACTGAGGCACTTGATTTGGATTGTCCCATGAAAAATCCACCTCAAGGTGTTTATATTTCGGGTTCTGTTAATGGGTTGATTTGTCTTTCCAATGGGTTTAATGAGTTGGTTATCTGGAATCCATCAATTAGAAAGTTCAAGAAAGTGTTAGACTTTTTGCCTACACAGATGGGTCAGTGCTGGTTCAATTGTGGTTTTGGATATGATGAGGTTCATGACGATTATAAGGTAGTGGGTATTTTTAGTAACATGATGAAGGCCAATTTCGAGGCCATGATATATAGTTTAAAGAGTGATTCTTTGAAAACACTTGAAGATTTTAAACCTGGGGTGACTTACTCTGGTTCACCTAAGTTTGTGAAGGGAAAGCTTCATTGGATTACTATGCGCAGAGGTCGTCAGGGCATCACATCTATTGATTTGGTTGATGAGAAATGGGGAAAGTTGGAGCAGCCCTGCAGCCATAAAGGAGATTTGAACCTTGGCGTGTTGAGAGGTGATCTTTCTGTGCTCTATAATAGTTATGAGAGAACTTACTTTGATGTGTGGGTAATGAAGGAGTATGGAGTTAAAGAGTCTTGGACAAAACTGTATACCATAAGGTATCCTGAGAACTATAAGCTTTCTCCACCCCTTTTCATGTATAATAAAGGTGAACTTCTTCTCGCGTTTGAATCAACTTTTGCGATATACAATCCAAAGAATGACTCTATCACATATCGAGAGGTTACTACTGTTGACGAAAGTATTGAGGCGGAACTCTGCATCGAAAGCCTAGTTTGTCCGGATTTACAAAACGATGATTGA